A window of Epinephelus fuscoguttatus linkage group LG24, E.fuscoguttatus.final_Chr_v1 contains these coding sequences:
- the LOC125884695 gene encoding insulin receptor substrate 2-like isoform X1 — MASPPATGGHLLSNGTNSVKKCGYLRKQKHGHRRFFVLREPVERCPARLEYYESEKKWRNKSAAKRVITLDSCLCVNKRADAKHKHLIALYTKDEYFAVAADNEQEQESWFTVLTDLIAEGKVYDSPASTSSLVGFEEASYGLITPAAAVYKEVWQVNLKSKGLGQTKNLTGVYRLCLSSRTISFVKLNSETAAVSLQLMNIRRCGHSDSFFFIEVGRSAVTGPGEFWMQAEDSVVAQNIHETILEAMKAMKELSEFRPRSKSQSASTNPISVPTRRNLNNLPPSQTGLVRRSRTDSMAATSPGRKFTSCRIRTASEGDGSVTRPVSMSISVNGSPTSPNSGNHLIRSHTLSSGRTCRMLESASNLHHSRSMPVSNSPPGTSSPISMSPRGGAGVYTPDKARRPFSCSASISGSLSDTGFMLCDDYSSSPGEPRFLPLTRSDTPDSLSSTPPSRDMSDPCGYMIMEGANGSRSGAGGDGLAYDKAYRKRTHSLTTPRQQRVVAPLSSASLDDYTLMRMAHGHNSHSASPKVCYPEDYGDIEIGSSRSSSSNLADDGYMPMTPGVAAQSGKVDNYVPMSPMCVSAPKQIVNPRVHPQAAASGGYKTNSPCSSSLEDNGYMRMWCGSKSSIESPDRNGEYMNMSPGNPPPLQTPPDYYMGLLAGEAPSVRSAYQAGSLTLPAKLQASKNEESNQYVLMSPQSLRQRLGESDYYSVMQPSAAQTSPLSPSVPSPVRHNRAESLAYRGRLGRPNRLSLDTLRTLPSMNEHPLPGEPRSPGEYINIDFSSARFSPPSTVSTESQSSSLGSSSGGPRRSSLTDYMNLELGSRSPKEADTPAERLDTLPELSMCSEEDEVYHLDGEKGSQGLGDEVKNDYTEMTFGMTSSPPQLVPQNTASSQSSRERRLSLEDQGVPQGIGVFLLGATSSSTLDPDCSAKVIRANPQGRRRHSSETFSSTATVTPVFPSFARGDMVKRHSSVENISSRSSEGSDEEYGSPVNRQSSAGYPNGLNYIALNLLDNRDVEKCEDLAGFKPTSSCKGGINGLHSSPYVCLGFKEAATTAKD, encoded by the exons ATGGCAAGTCCTCCGGCGACGGGGGGACACCTGTTATCTAATGGGACGAACAGTGTGAAGAAGTGCGGATACCTGAGGAAGCAGAAACACGGACACAGGCGCTTCTTCGTGCTCCGGGAGCCGGTGGAGCGCTGCCCTGCCCGGCTGGAGTATTATGAGAGCGAGAAGAAATGGAGGAACAAGTCCGCCGCGAAAAGGGTCATAACTTTGGACTCCTGTCTGTGCGTAAACAAACGGGCCGACGCCAAACACAAGCACCTCATCGCCCTCTACACCAAGGACGAGTACTTCGCCGTGGCTGCGGACAACgagcaggagcaggagagcTGGTTCACGGTTTTGACTGATCTCATAGCCGAGGGGAAAGTGTACGACAGCCCCGCGTCCACCTCCTCTCTAGTGGGCTTTGAGGAAGCCAGCTACGGACTCAttactcctgcagcagctgtctaCAAGGAGGTATGGCAGGTCAACTTGAAATCCAAAGGCTTGGGTCAGACCAAGAACCTCACTGGAGTGTACAGGCTGTGTTTGTCCAGCAGGACCATCAGCTTCGTCAAACTGAACTCAGAAACAGCTGCTGTCAGTTTGCAGCTCATGAACATCAGGAGATGTGGCCACTCAGACAGCTTCTTCTTCATAGAGGTGGGTCGCTCAGCGGTCACTGGGCCTGGGGAGTTCTGGATGCAGGCGGAGGACTCTGTGGTGGCGCAGAACATCCATGAGACCATCCTCGAGGCAATGAAGGCTATGAAGGAGCTGTCAGAGTTCAGGCCGAGGAGCAAGAGCCAGTCTGCCAGCACTAACCCAATCTCTGTGCCCACACGACGCAACCTCAACAACCTCCCCCCGAGTCAGACGGGCCTGGTGAGGAGATCCAGAACAGATAGCATGGCAGCTACATCCCCAGGGAGGAAGTTCACGTCCTGTCGGATAAGAACAGCCAGTGAGGGCGATGGAAGCGTGACCCGACCTGTTTCCATGTCCATATCTGTGAACGGGAGTCCCACCAGCCCAAACTCTGGGAACCACCTCATCAGGTCTCACACCCTCAGCAGTGGGCGCACCTGCAGGATGCTCGAGTCCGCCTCCAACCTGCATCACAGCCGGTCCATGCCGGTGTCCAACTCCCCGCCAGGCACCTCCAGCCCCATCAGCATGTCACCCCGAGGGGGGGCTGGTGTCTACACTCCTGATAAAGCCAGGCGACCTTTTAGCTGCAGCGCCTCCATCTCTGGCTCCCTCAGTGACACTGGCTTCATGCTGTGTGATGACTACAGCTCCAGCCCAGGGGAACCCAGATTCCTCCCCCTGACCCGCAGCGACACCCCTGACTCTCTGTCCAGCACGCCTCCATCCCGTGACATGAGTGACCCCTGTGGCTATATGATAATGGAGGGGGCTAATGGCAGCAGGTCAGGGGCTGGCGGCGACGGGCTGGCGTATGACAAGGCTTACAGGAAGCGGACACACTCCCTCACCACACCACGTCAACAGAGGGTGGTGGCGCCGCTCTCCTCAGCCTCCCTGGATGACTACACACTCATGAGGATGGCCCATGGACACAACTCCCACTCCGCCTCTCCCAAAGTGTGCTACCCCGAGGATTATGGTGACATTGAAATCGGTTCATCCAGGAGCTCCAGTAGCAACCTTGCAGATGATGGCTACATGCCAATGACACCAGGTGTAGCCGCTCAGTCTGGCAAGGTAGACAACTACGTGCCCATGAGCCCAATGTGTGTCTCAGCACCCAAGCAGATTGTGAACCCGAGGGTGCATCCTCAGGCGGCTGCCAGCGGCGGCTACAAGACCAACTCGCCCTGCAGCAGCTCTCTGGAGGACAATGGCTACATGAGAATGTGGTGTGGCTCCAAATCCTCCATTGAGAGCCCAGACAGGAATGGCGAATACATGAATATGTCACCTGGAAACCCACCTCCACTCCAGACCCCACCTGACTACTACATGGGCCTGCTGGCTGGTGAAGCTCCATCAGTGAGGTCAGCGTACCAGGCCGGCTCCCTCACGCTCCCTGCTAAACTTCAAGCCTCCAAGAATGAGGAGAGCAACCAGTATGTGTTGATGAGCCCTCAGAGTTTGAGGCAGAGGCTGGGGGAGTCAGACTATTATTCAGTGATGCAGCCCAGTGCAGCTCAGACCTCACCGCTGAGCCCCTCGGTCCCCTCCCCAGTCAGACACAACCGGGCGGAGAGCCTGGCCTACAGAGGGCGGCTCGGCAGGCCTAACAGGCTCTCCCTGGACACCCTGAGGACCCTGCCCAGCATGAACGAGCACCCCCTCCCCGGAGAACCTCGAAGCCCTGGAGAATACATCAACATTGACTTCAGCAGCGCCAGATTCTCCCCGCCCTCCACTGTATCCACAGAGAGCCAGTCTTCATCACTGGGCTCCAGCAGTGGGGGCCCCAGGAGGTCCTCTCTGACAGACTACATGAACCTGGAGCTGGGCTCACGCTCACCCAAGGAGGCTGACACTCCCGCTGAGCGCTTGGACACGCTCCCAGAGTTATCCATGTGTTCAGAGGAGGACGAAGTGTACCATCTGGATGGCGAGAAAGGGTCTCAGGGCCTCGGTGATGAGGTGAAAAATGACTACACTGAGATGACGTTTGGGATGACCAGCTCGCCTCCGCAGCTTGTTCCTCAGAACACAGCAAG CAGCCAGAGCAGCCGGGAGAGAAGGCTGTCTCTGGAGGACCAGGGAGTCCCACAAGGCATTGGGGTCTTCCTGCTTGGAGCCACCTCTTCCTCCACGTTGGACCCCGACTGCTCCGCCAAGGTGATCCGCGCCAATCCGCAGGGACGTCGGCGCCACAGCTCAGAGACCTTCTCCTCCACTGCCACTGTGACACCAGTCTTCCCCTCCTTTGCCCGTGGCGACATGGTGAAGAGGCACAGCTCGGTGGAGAACATCTCGTCCCGGAGCAGCGAGGGCTCAGACGAGGAGTACGGCAGCCCTGTGAACCGGCAGAGCTCTGCCGGCTACCCCAACGGGCTGAACTACATTGCCTTGAACCTGCTGGACAACAGGGATGTGGAGAAATGCGAGGACCTGGCTGGCTTCAAACCCACCAGCAGCTGCAAAGGGGGTATCAATGGATTACACAGCTCACCATATGTCTGTTTGGGATTCAAGGAGGCTGCAACCACTGCCAAAG
- the LOC125884695 gene encoding insulin receptor substrate 2-like isoform X2, translated as MASPPATGGHLLSNGTNSVKKCGYLRKQKHGHRRFFVLREPVERCPARLEYYESEKKWRNKSAAKRVITLDSCLCVNKRADAKHKHLIALYTKDEYFAVAADNEQEQESWFTVLTDLIAEGKVYDSPASTSSLVGFEEASYGLITPAAAVYKEVWQVNLKSKGLGQTKNLTGVYRLCLSSRTISFVKLNSETAAVSLQLMNIRRCGHSDSFFFIEVGRSAVTGPGEFWMQAEDSVVAQNIHETILEAMKAMKELSEFRPRSKSQSASTNPISVPTRRNLNNLPPSQTGLVRRSRTDSMAATSPGRKFTSCRIRTASEGDGSVTRPVSMSISVNGSPTSPNSGNHLIRSHTLSSGRTCRMLESASNLHHSRSMPVSNSPPGTSSPISMSPRGGAGVYTPDKARRPFSCSASISGSLSDTGFMLCDDYSSSPGEPRFLPLTRSDTPDSLSSTPPSRDMSDPCGYMIMEGANGSRSGAGGDGLAYDKAYRKRTHSLTTPRQQRVVAPLSSASLDDYTLMRMAHGHNSHSASPKVCYPEDYGDIEIGSSRSSSSNLADDGYMPMTPGVAAQSGKVDNYVPMSPMCVSAPKQIVNPRVHPQAAASGGYKTNSPCSSSLEDNGYMRMWCGSKSSIESPDRNGEYMNMSPGNPPPLQTPPDYYMGLLAGEAPSVRSAYQAGSLTLPAKLQASKNEESNQYVLMSPQSLRQRLGESDYYSVMQPSAAQTSPLSPSVPSPVRHNRAESLAYRGRLGRPNRLSLDTLRTLPSMNEHPLPGEPRSPGEYINIDFSSARFSPPSTVSTESQSSSLGSSSGGPRRSSLTDYMNLELGSRSPKEADTPAERLDTLPELSMCSEEDEVYHLDGEKGSQGLGDEVKNDYTEMTFGMTSSPPQLVPQNTASQSSRERRLSLEDQGVPQGIGVFLLGATSSSTLDPDCSAKVIRANPQGRRRHSSETFSSTATVTPVFPSFARGDMVKRHSSVENISSRSSEGSDEEYGSPVNRQSSAGYPNGLNYIALNLLDNRDVEKCEDLAGFKPTSSCKGGINGLHSSPYVCLGFKEAATTAKD; from the exons ATGGCAAGTCCTCCGGCGACGGGGGGACACCTGTTATCTAATGGGACGAACAGTGTGAAGAAGTGCGGATACCTGAGGAAGCAGAAACACGGACACAGGCGCTTCTTCGTGCTCCGGGAGCCGGTGGAGCGCTGCCCTGCCCGGCTGGAGTATTATGAGAGCGAGAAGAAATGGAGGAACAAGTCCGCCGCGAAAAGGGTCATAACTTTGGACTCCTGTCTGTGCGTAAACAAACGGGCCGACGCCAAACACAAGCACCTCATCGCCCTCTACACCAAGGACGAGTACTTCGCCGTGGCTGCGGACAACgagcaggagcaggagagcTGGTTCACGGTTTTGACTGATCTCATAGCCGAGGGGAAAGTGTACGACAGCCCCGCGTCCACCTCCTCTCTAGTGGGCTTTGAGGAAGCCAGCTACGGACTCAttactcctgcagcagctgtctaCAAGGAGGTATGGCAGGTCAACTTGAAATCCAAAGGCTTGGGTCAGACCAAGAACCTCACTGGAGTGTACAGGCTGTGTTTGTCCAGCAGGACCATCAGCTTCGTCAAACTGAACTCAGAAACAGCTGCTGTCAGTTTGCAGCTCATGAACATCAGGAGATGTGGCCACTCAGACAGCTTCTTCTTCATAGAGGTGGGTCGCTCAGCGGTCACTGGGCCTGGGGAGTTCTGGATGCAGGCGGAGGACTCTGTGGTGGCGCAGAACATCCATGAGACCATCCTCGAGGCAATGAAGGCTATGAAGGAGCTGTCAGAGTTCAGGCCGAGGAGCAAGAGCCAGTCTGCCAGCACTAACCCAATCTCTGTGCCCACACGACGCAACCTCAACAACCTCCCCCCGAGTCAGACGGGCCTGGTGAGGAGATCCAGAACAGATAGCATGGCAGCTACATCCCCAGGGAGGAAGTTCACGTCCTGTCGGATAAGAACAGCCAGTGAGGGCGATGGAAGCGTGACCCGACCTGTTTCCATGTCCATATCTGTGAACGGGAGTCCCACCAGCCCAAACTCTGGGAACCACCTCATCAGGTCTCACACCCTCAGCAGTGGGCGCACCTGCAGGATGCTCGAGTCCGCCTCCAACCTGCATCACAGCCGGTCCATGCCGGTGTCCAACTCCCCGCCAGGCACCTCCAGCCCCATCAGCATGTCACCCCGAGGGGGGGCTGGTGTCTACACTCCTGATAAAGCCAGGCGACCTTTTAGCTGCAGCGCCTCCATCTCTGGCTCCCTCAGTGACACTGGCTTCATGCTGTGTGATGACTACAGCTCCAGCCCAGGGGAACCCAGATTCCTCCCCCTGACCCGCAGCGACACCCCTGACTCTCTGTCCAGCACGCCTCCATCCCGTGACATGAGTGACCCCTGTGGCTATATGATAATGGAGGGGGCTAATGGCAGCAGGTCAGGGGCTGGCGGCGACGGGCTGGCGTATGACAAGGCTTACAGGAAGCGGACACACTCCCTCACCACACCACGTCAACAGAGGGTGGTGGCGCCGCTCTCCTCAGCCTCCCTGGATGACTACACACTCATGAGGATGGCCCATGGACACAACTCCCACTCCGCCTCTCCCAAAGTGTGCTACCCCGAGGATTATGGTGACATTGAAATCGGTTCATCCAGGAGCTCCAGTAGCAACCTTGCAGATGATGGCTACATGCCAATGACACCAGGTGTAGCCGCTCAGTCTGGCAAGGTAGACAACTACGTGCCCATGAGCCCAATGTGTGTCTCAGCACCCAAGCAGATTGTGAACCCGAGGGTGCATCCTCAGGCGGCTGCCAGCGGCGGCTACAAGACCAACTCGCCCTGCAGCAGCTCTCTGGAGGACAATGGCTACATGAGAATGTGGTGTGGCTCCAAATCCTCCATTGAGAGCCCAGACAGGAATGGCGAATACATGAATATGTCACCTGGAAACCCACCTCCACTCCAGACCCCACCTGACTACTACATGGGCCTGCTGGCTGGTGAAGCTCCATCAGTGAGGTCAGCGTACCAGGCCGGCTCCCTCACGCTCCCTGCTAAACTTCAAGCCTCCAAGAATGAGGAGAGCAACCAGTATGTGTTGATGAGCCCTCAGAGTTTGAGGCAGAGGCTGGGGGAGTCAGACTATTATTCAGTGATGCAGCCCAGTGCAGCTCAGACCTCACCGCTGAGCCCCTCGGTCCCCTCCCCAGTCAGACACAACCGGGCGGAGAGCCTGGCCTACAGAGGGCGGCTCGGCAGGCCTAACAGGCTCTCCCTGGACACCCTGAGGACCCTGCCCAGCATGAACGAGCACCCCCTCCCCGGAGAACCTCGAAGCCCTGGAGAATACATCAACATTGACTTCAGCAGCGCCAGATTCTCCCCGCCCTCCACTGTATCCACAGAGAGCCAGTCTTCATCACTGGGCTCCAGCAGTGGGGGCCCCAGGAGGTCCTCTCTGACAGACTACATGAACCTGGAGCTGGGCTCACGCTCACCCAAGGAGGCTGACACTCCCGCTGAGCGCTTGGACACGCTCCCAGAGTTATCCATGTGTTCAGAGGAGGACGAAGTGTACCATCTGGATGGCGAGAAAGGGTCTCAGGGCCTCGGTGATGAGGTGAAAAATGACTACACTGAGATGACGTTTGGGATGACCAGCTCGCCTCCGCAGCTTGTTCCTCAGAACACAGCAAG CCAGAGCAGCCGGGAGAGAAGGCTGTCTCTGGAGGACCAGGGAGTCCCACAAGGCATTGGGGTCTTCCTGCTTGGAGCCACCTCTTCCTCCACGTTGGACCCCGACTGCTCCGCCAAGGTGATCCGCGCCAATCCGCAGGGACGTCGGCGCCACAGCTCAGAGACCTTCTCCTCCACTGCCACTGTGACACCAGTCTTCCCCTCCTTTGCCCGTGGCGACATGGTGAAGAGGCACAGCTCGGTGGAGAACATCTCGTCCCGGAGCAGCGAGGGCTCAGACGAGGAGTACGGCAGCCCTGTGAACCGGCAGAGCTCTGCCGGCTACCCCAACGGGCTGAACTACATTGCCTTGAACCTGCTGGACAACAGGGATGTGGAGAAATGCGAGGACCTGGCTGGCTTCAAACCCACCAGCAGCTGCAAAGGGGGTATCAATGGATTACACAGCTCACCATATGTCTGTTTGGGATTCAAGGAGGCTGCAACCACTGCCAAAG
- the gpr137c gene encoding integral membrane protein GPR137C yields MFSAGEEVNSHLFTSLKESPGAAISPTLELSLTTVYTVLYSFLFVFVYLQLWLILHYGHKRFSYQSVFLFLCLLWAALRTTLFSFYFKNVVQANQLQPLAYWLLYCCPVCLQFFTLCLLNLYFTQVMFKAKAKYSPELTKYKVPLRLFFLCLSIFFLVVNLTCALLVQGALERSESPSDGGIRHAVLARVLINDSLFVLCAVSLAVCIFKIAKMSSANVYLESKGTSVCQATAIGAVVILLYTSRACYNLVVVALSPQDRPSPFNYGWYSVSDQADVQEISGEAYIVFGIILFFWELLPTSLVVVFFRVQRPNQNLAPGGMVNSHSFSSRAYFFDNPRRYDSDDDLSRSINSRSDRASLLSTTPQPGTSSWYGSIQRNGTLTAGVASALQPPSSTAPLLFAYGNIQSHNHHHHNYYSTPQNNNYHHHHHSNYFSTPQNYYCGSQTYFCTPQN; encoded by the exons ATGTTTTCAGCAGGAGAGGAGGTTAATTCCCATTTGTTTACCTCACTGAAGGAGTCCCCTGGAGCTGCAATCTCCCCAACACTGGAGCTCAGTCTAACCACCGTCTACACCGTCCTCTActccttcctgtttgttttcGTTTACCTGCAGCTCTGGCTCATTTTGCACTACGGACACAAGCGCTTCAGCTACcagagtgtgtttttgttcctgTGCTTGCTGTGGGCAGCGCTGAGGACGACCCTCTTCTCTTTCTACTTTAAAAATGTGGTGCAGGCCAACCAGCTGCAGCCTCTGGCCTACTGGCTGCTCTACTGCTGCCCTGTCTGCCTGCAGTTCTTCACACTCTGCCTACTCAACCTTTACTTCACACAG GTGATGTTTAAGGCGAAAGCCAAGTATTCCCCAGAGCTCACCAAATACAA GGTTCCTCTGCGTTtgttcttcctctgtctcaGTATATTTTTCCTGGTGGTGAATTTAACGTGTGCATTGTTAGTGCAAGGAGCTCTGGAGCGCTCTGAATCACCgag TGATGGGGGTATCAGACATGCAGTACTGGCCCGAGTCTTGATCAACGACAGTCTGTTTGTCCTGTGTGCTGTCTCTCTCGCCGTCTGCATCTTCAAGATCGCCAAGATGTCCTCTGCCAACGTTTACCTTGAGTCCAAG GGTACATCAGTGTGCCAAGCTACAGCCATTGGAGCCGTGGTGATCCTGCTCTACACATCCAGAGCCTGTTACAATCTGGTGGTGGTGGCCCTGTCGCCACAGGACAGGCCCAGTCCCTTCAACTACGGCTGGTACAGCGTCTCGGATCAG GCCGATGTGCAGGAGATCAGTGGCGAAGCCTACATCGTGTTTGGGATCATTCTGTTCTTCTGGGAGCTTCTACCTACAAGTTTAGTGGTGGTTTTCTTCAGAGTCCAGAGACCCAACCAAAACCTG GCTCCAGGAGGGATGGTCAACAGCCACAGTTTCAGCTCCAGAGCTTATTTCTTTGACAACCCTCGACGGTACGATAGTGACGACGACCTGTCCAGGAGCATTAACAGTAGGAGTGATCGGGCCAG TCTCCTCTCCACAACCCCCCAGCCGGGTACATCCAGTTGGTACGGCTCTATCCAACGCAACGGGACTCTGACTGCAGGCGTTGCCTCCGCCCTGCAACCACCATCTTCCACAGCCCCCCTCCTCTTTGCCTACGGAAACATCCAGAGTCACAATCACCACCACCATAACTACTACTCCACCCCGCAGAACAACAActaccaccatcatcatcacagtaACTACTTTTCCACACCACAGAATTATTACTGTGGGTCGCAAACGTACTTCTGCACCCCACAGAACTAA
- the acp2 gene encoding lysosomal acid phosphatase, whose product MGPSAVLCLLMAASVCGEAAAERNLVYVTVLFRHGDRSPVKAYPTDPHQESDWPQGFGQLSQEGMRQHFDLGQFLRKRYKGFLSDSYQRHEISVRSTDYDRTLMSAEANLAGLYPPSGQQVFNPNLQWQPIPVHTVPLREERLLSFPLSDCPRYKQLMNETEHTEEFINVTIKYKDIIELVRNKTGLNKTTVETVWSVYDTLFCESLHNMSAPDWVTPDVMGKLRELKDFGFQVTFGFHKQQEKSRLQGGMLLGEIVKNLSKMAVPDPEQKLKMMMLSAHDTTVAALQASLNVFSGRQPPYASCHIFELYRDDNGSASVSMFFRNNSKVEPYPMQLPGCSLDCPLDDFVRITKLSISDDRDKECQLPVEGRDKEVIISLVVSSCLLLFLIVLLLGIVCWRKDPISNRGYHHVINEEGREES is encoded by the exons ATGGGGCCCAGCGCTGTGCTCTGTCTTTTAATGGCCGCCTCTGTCTGTGgagaagctgcagcagaaagAAATCTAGtatatgtgactgtg TTGTTTCGGCACGGTGACAGGTCACCAGTCAAAGCCTATCCTACCGACCCCCACCAAGAGAGCGACTGGCCACAAGGCTTTGGACAGCTGTCACAG gaGGGGATGAGGCAGCACTTTGATCTGGGCCAGTTTTTAAGGAAACGGTACAAAGGATTCCTCAGCGACTCCTACCAGAGACACGAG ATCTCTGTTCGCAGTACAGACTACGATCGCACCCTGATGAGCGCTGAGGCCAACCTTGCAG GTCTCTACCCACCCAGTGGTCAGCAGGTCTTCAATCCAAACTTGCAGTGGCAGCCGATACCTGTGCACACGGTTCCACTACGTGAAGAGAGG cTTCTGTCTTTTCCTCTGAGTGACTGTCCCCGCTACAAACAGCTGATGAATGAAACTGAGCACACAGAGGAATTTATCAATGTCACCATTAAATACAAG GACATTATAGAGCTGGTGAGGAATAAAACTGGATTGAATAAGACTACTGTGGAAACAGTCTGGAGTGTGTACGACACGCTCTTCTGTGAG tctctTCACAACATGTCAGCTCCTGATTGGGTGACTCCTGATGTCATGGGGAAGCTCAGAGAGCTCAAAGACTTTGGATTTCAG GTTACATTTGGGTTCCACAAACAGCAAGAGAAGAGCCGGCTGCAGGGAG GTATGCTGTTGGGTGAAATAGTGAAGAATCTTTCCAAGATGGCCGTCCCAGACCCAGAGCAGAAACTAAAAATGATGATGCTGTCAGCG CACGACACCACTGTAGCTGCCCTTCAGGCCAGCCTCAATGTGTTCAGTGGAAGACAGCCGCCATATGCCTCCTGTCACATATTTGAGCTTTACAGGGACGACAACgg CTCTGCTTCTGTGTCGATGTTTTTCCGGAATAACAGCAAAGTGGAACCATACCCTATGCAGTTGCCAGGCTGCTCCCTTGACTGCCCCCTGGATGACTTTGTGAGGATTACCAAGCTCTCTATTTCAGATGACAGGGACAAAGAGTGTCAATTGCCTGTAGAAGGGAGAgataaag AAGTGATCATCAGTCTGGTGGTGTCCAGCTGCCTGCTCTTGTTCCTCATCGTCCTCCTCCTCGGCATCGTTTGTTGGCGGAAGGATCCAATCAGCAACCGGGGGTACCACCATGTGATCAACGAGGAAGGTAGAGAGGAATCCTGA